One genomic segment of Desulfobacterales bacterium includes these proteins:
- a CDS encoding acyltransferase: MFAHIRGVLTLLSYIIFTTLIFIVLLFVAILKLIIPVKPFRDICSRILDGLASTSWVFCANTTHRLLTRTRFDVRGLEAVKVDRWCLLLSNHQTWVDILVLIRVFFRKVPSYKFFIKKELLWLPMMGIAFWALEFPVMKRYSKEFVEKYPHLKGQDLEATRRACEKFKTQPVTIMNFVEGTRFTAAKQQKQQSPYKHLLTPRAGGTALVLYAMGEVLEQIVDVTIVYPDGVPGLWAYFCGRTREIVVDIRRMRVTPDLIGNYFTNADFKDHFHQWINDVWADKDARIGAYLAERGHPSVE, translated from the coding sequence ATGTTCGCACACATCCGCGGGGTGCTGACCCTACTTTCCTATATTATTTTTACGACCCTTATCTTTATCGTCCTGCTCTTTGTGGCCATATTAAAGCTTATCATTCCGGTAAAACCCTTCCGAGATATCTGCAGCCGGATTTTGGACGGCCTGGCAAGCACAAGCTGGGTTTTCTGCGCCAACACGACCCACCGGCTTTTGACCCGCACCCGATTCGATGTCCGCGGACTGGAAGCGGTCAAGGTAGACCGCTGGTGCCTGCTGCTTTCCAATCACCAGACCTGGGTGGACATACTGGTGCTGATCCGGGTGTTTTTTCGAAAAGTGCCGTCGTATAAGTTTTTTATCAAAAAGGAGCTTCTCTGGCTGCCCATGATGGGGATTGCCTTCTGGGCGCTGGAGTTTCCGGTCATGAAAAGATACTCCAAAGAATTTGTCGAAAAGTATCCACACCTCAAGGGCCAGGATTTGGAGGCCACGCGACGGGCATGTGAAAAGTTTAAGACCCAGCCGGTCACCATCATGAATTTTGTTGAAGGCACCCGGTTTACTGCGGCCAAGCAGCAAAAGCAGCAGTCCCCCTACAAGCATCTGCTAACGCCCCGGGCGGGCGGCACGGCCCTGGTGCTCTATGCCATGGGCGAGGTGCTGGAGCAGATAGTGGATGTCACCATCGTATATCCGGATGGCGTTCCCGGGCTTTGGGCCTATTTTTGCGGCCGTACCCGGGAAATTGTCGTAGACATCCGCCGAATGCGGGTCACGCCGGACTTGATCGGCAATTATTTCACGAATGCGGATTTCAAAGATCATTTTCACCAATGGATAAATGATGTCTGGGCGGATAAAGACGCCCGGATCGGGGCATATCTGGCTGAGCGCGGACATCCGTCCGTTGAGTGA
- a CDS encoding sirohydrochlorin cobaltochelatase, whose product MKRNDLKKMAIVGFLSVLLIAGTMTAANGHGHHHHKPQKKGILLVAFGSSLPEAQAAFDHIDKTVRSAFPDIAVRWAYTSRIIRDKLEKQGEKLNSPAQALAEMADAGFTAVAVQSLHTIAGAEYHDLVRVAERFEQMPEGIDHVRIGLPMLGGPADMEKVAQAILATIPEKRAADEAVVLLGHGTHHPANAVYAALMWRLQLADENVFVGTVEGFPKADVIIDQVKENGVEKAWLMPFMSVAGDHAQNDMAGSGKDSWRSVLENAGIECETVMKGTAEYDAFVDIWVGHLKSALSALKAE is encoded by the coding sequence ATGAAGCGCAACGATCTGAAAAAGATGGCAATTGTCGGTTTTCTAAGCGTATTGCTGATTGCCGGTACCATGACTGCGGCCAATGGCCATGGCCATCACCACCATAAGCCCCAAAAAAAGGGCATTTTGCTGGTGGCATTCGGTTCCAGCCTGCCCGAAGCCCAGGCGGCATTCGACCACATCGACAAAACGGTGCGGTCCGCGTTTCCGGATATTGCCGTGCGGTGGGCCTACACGTCCCGTATTATCCGGGACAAACTCGAAAAACAGGGAGAAAAGCTGAACTCGCCCGCCCAGGCCCTGGCCGAAATGGCCGATGCGGGTTTTACGGCGGTGGCCGTCCAGTCGCTGCACACGATTGCCGGTGCGGAATACCATGACCTGGTCCGCGTGGCCGAGCGCTTTGAGCAGATGCCCGAAGGCATTGATCATGTCCGTATCGGGCTGCCGATGCTCGGCGGGCCGGCGGATATGGAAAAAGTAGCCCAGGCGATACTTGCCACCATCCCGGAAAAACGGGCGGCCGATGAGGCGGTGGTGCTCTTGGGCCACGGCACCCATCATCCGGCCAATGCCGTATACGCCGCCCTGATGTGGCGGCTTCAGCTCGCGGATGAAAACGTGTTTGTCGGCACGGTGGAAGGTTTTCCGAAGGCGGATGTCATCATCGATCAGGTAAAGGAAAACGGTGTGGAAAAAGCCTGGCTGATGCCCTTTATGTCGGTTGCCGGCGATCATGCACAAAACGACATGGCCGGCTCCGGCAAAGACTCCTGGCGTTCTGTGCTCGAAAACGCCGGCATCGAATGTGAAACCGTGATGAAGGGCACCGCGGAATATGATGCCTTTGTCGATATCTGGGTGGGGCACCTGAAAAGCGCCTTGTCCGCTTTGAAGGCCGAGTAA
- a CDS encoding acetate--CoA ligase family protein, protein MTGASFLHSLMTPKSIAILGASNNPMKMGTMHALSILNDGFTGNFYPIHPTEETILGHKAYQSPRDLPETPDLAIFVLPAKHLLPLFEAFGEIGTKYAIIITAGYKEIGTEGARQEAELLTAARKYGIRFIGPNCMGLINREASLNTTLMPMQGKPGKLGFISQSGTYVAQTTPYLEKRGIHYSKAFSLGNEADVNIIDVLEYLGEDDQTRAISMYIETIRDVPRFLEVAGRITPHKPVIAQYVGGSEAGARAGLSHTGALAGKDYLYEGLFRQAGVIRVSTVEELYNLGMALAEQPRIQGNRIAILTNSGGPGSAMADTCERYGCQVPPFSQALQDKIRPLVPSHAPCGNPVDLTFSMDAALMTDTLADMIMKSGEVDGLIMHGAMSTGFMKAVYPNVSQMMPDLSLSDMVAQMQKDLSETVKRPFENGIPITLSSFFDREDQYTRDFEDNGIPVFDGPEKAARAMAAMAAYHDIRKLPAQSRPELPEAAQSASEIIKKAINNQQNALDEFAAKQLLAAYGIPVPAERVVNRPEELAEALKNFSFPLVLKANHPEILHKTEKGLVFLNIETPEAARRAYTAIQDRAGDSVPVIIGEMIQGEREFLAGVADDAQFGQCVAFGVGGVLTEALTDIVYRVAPITEAEAVQMLSDIRTTKLLDAYRGMPAVDKAAMATLISRLSRISFIHPEIREIDINPIIIAQDSPMAADALVLLK, encoded by the coding sequence ATGACAGGCGCTTCGTTTCTTCATTCGCTCATGACCCCGAAATCGATCGCAATTCTCGGGGCCAGCAACAACCCCATGAAGATGGGGACCATGCATGCATTAAGCATTTTAAACGACGGATTTACCGGAAATTTCTACCCGATTCATCCCACAGAGGAAACCATCCTGGGCCATAAGGCCTATCAATCCCCCAGGGATCTGCCGGAAACACCGGATCTGGCCATTTTCGTTCTCCCGGCAAAGCATCTTCTGCCCTTGTTTGAAGCTTTCGGAGAGATCGGGACGAAATATGCCATTATCATTACCGCCGGATACAAAGAAATCGGTACGGAAGGCGCCCGGCAGGAAGCAGAATTGCTGACTGCGGCCCGCAAATACGGCATCCGGTTTATCGGGCCCAACTGCATGGGGCTTATCAACCGGGAGGCATCACTAAATACCACGCTTATGCCCATGCAGGGAAAACCCGGAAAACTGGGATTTATATCCCAGAGCGGCACCTATGTGGCCCAGACCACTCCCTATCTTGAAAAGCGGGGCATCCATTACAGCAAGGCGTTTAGCCTGGGCAATGAGGCGGATGTCAATATTATTGATGTGCTCGAATATTTGGGGGAAGACGATCAGACCCGGGCCATATCCATGTATATTGAAACCATTCGCGATGTGCCGCGTTTTCTGGAGGTGGCCGGACGGATAACGCCGCATAAACCCGTAATCGCCCAGTATGTGGGCGGATCTGAGGCCGGCGCCCGGGCGGGCCTGAGCCATACCGGCGCCCTGGCGGGAAAGGATTACCTGTATGAGGGATTGTTTCGGCAGGCCGGGGTAATCCGGGTTTCAACCGTTGAGGAGCTTTATAATCTGGGCATGGCTCTGGCTGAGCAGCCGCGTATCCAGGGTAACCGGATTGCCATTTTGACCAACTCCGGCGGGCCGGGCTCAGCCATGGCCGATACCTGCGAGCGGTATGGATGCCAGGTGCCGCCTTTCAGTCAGGCCCTTCAGGATAAGATCCGGCCGCTGGTGCCTTCCCATGCGCCCTGCGGCAATCCGGTGGATCTCACCTTTTCCATGGATGCCGCTCTGATGACCGATACGCTGGCTGATATGATTATGAAAAGCGGGGAAGTGGATGGTCTTATCATGCACGGGGCCATGTCCACCGGGTTTATGAAGGCGGTTTATCCGAATGTGTCGCAGATGATGCCCGATCTTTCGTTATCCGATATGGTGGCACAGATGCAGAAGGACTTGTCTGAGACCGTGAAGCGGCCATTTGAAAACGGTATTCCAATCACACTGTCCTCTTTCTTTGACCGGGAGGATCAGTATACCCGGGATTTTGAGGATAACGGCATTCCGGTATTTGACGGCCCGGAAAAGGCCGCGCGGGCCATGGCGGCCATGGCGGCATACCATGATATCCGGAAGCTGCCGGCCCAAAGCCGGCCCGAACTGCCTGAAGCCGCTCAAAGCGCAAGCGAGATCATTAAAAAGGCCATTAATAATCAGCAGAATGCCCTGGATGAATTCGCCGCCAAGCAGCTGCTTGCCGCATACGGCATTCCGGTGCCAGCCGAGCGGGTGGTAAACCGCCCTGAGGAGCTTGCCGAAGCACTTAAAAATTTTTCCTTTCCCCTCGTGCTAAAGGCCAATCATCCGGAAATCCTGCATAAAACCGAAAAGGGCTTGGTTTTTTTAAATATTGAAACCCCTGAGGCCGCCCGCCGGGCTTACACGGCGATTCAAGACCGGGCCGGGGATTCTGTTCCCGTGATTATCGGGGAGATGATTCAGGGTGAGCGGGAGTTTCTGGCGGGCGTGGCCGATGATGCGCAATTCGGGCAATGCGTGGCCTTTGGCGTGGGCGGTGTGCTGACCGAGGCATTGACCGATATCGTCTACCGGGTGGCGCCGATCACCGAGGCAGAGGCCGTACAAATGCTCTCGGATATCCGTACCACCAAGCTCCTGGATGCCTACCGGGGCATGCCTGCGGTGGACAAGGCGGCCATGGCTACTTTAATCAGCCGGCTCAGCCGGATTTCGTTTATTCATCCGGAAATCCGGGAGATTGATATCAACCCGATTATTATCGCACAGGATTCCCCAATGGCGGCGGATGCCCTGGTGTTGTTAAAATGA
- a CDS encoding putative sulfate/molybdate transporter, translating into MSERFKFNRLELAGSLGDLGTLLPIAIAMVLVNGLDPLGLFLSIGLFFILSGIYFGVTVPVQPMKVIGAYAIATSLSADQILASSLLMGVFLLIVGATGAIDLIRKATPHSVIRGVQLSTGALLISGGIKFIIGTSKFQEIHDAVEPYLAFQSIGPLPISLIIGGIAAVITLLLLDNRKFPAGLIVVLGGLAAGLALGARVDLGGGGIGFHVPQVFSFGLPEKVDFTFALFALVLPQLPMTIGNAVLAYTDLSKQYFGERSKKVTNRKACISMALANFMSFVLGGMPMCHGAGGLAAHYRFGARTAGSNLMIGLIFAVLALVLGENIISVFNLLPMAILGVLLVFAGAQLTLTIMDLESRKDFFVATLILGITLAANLAAGFIAGMIVAQILKWEKLSV; encoded by the coding sequence ATGTCTGAACGTTTCAAATTCAACCGTTTGGAGCTTGCAGGCTCCCTGGGCGATCTGGGAACGCTTCTGCCCATTGCCATTGCAATGGTGCTTGTGAATGGACTGGATCCGCTGGGCCTGTTTTTGAGCATCGGTTTGTTTTTCATTCTGTCCGGGATCTATTTCGGCGTCACGGTTCCGGTCCAGCCCATGAAGGTCATCGGCGCCTATGCCATTGCCACATCCCTGAGCGCAGACCAGATTCTGGCTTCATCACTGCTCATGGGAGTTTTTCTTTTGATCGTCGGGGCTACCGGCGCCATTGATCTGATCCGCAAGGCCACCCCGCACTCGGTCATCCGGGGGGTCCAGTTGTCCACGGGCGCGCTTCTGATCTCAGGCGGCATCAAGTTTATCATTGGCACGTCGAAATTCCAGGAAATCCACGACGCAGTCGAACCCTACCTGGCCTTCCAAAGCATCGGCCCTTTGCCCATCAGCCTGATTATCGGCGGCATCGCAGCCGTTATTACCCTTCTTTTGCTGGATAACAGGAAGTTTCCAGCCGGTTTGATCGTTGTGCTGGGCGGCCTGGCTGCCGGGCTTGCCCTGGGCGCAAGGGTGGACCTTGGCGGCGGCGGTATTGGGTTTCATGTGCCGCAGGTGTTTTCCTTCGGACTGCCTGAAAAAGTGGATTTTACCTTTGCCCTGTTTGCCCTGGTGCTGCCCCAGCTTCCCATGACCATAGGCAATGCGGTGCTTGCCTACACCGATCTGTCCAAGCAATATTTCGGGGAGCGATCCAAAAAAGTGACCAACAGAAAAGCCTGTATCAGCATGGCGCTTGCCAATTTCATGAGCTTTGTGCTGGGCGGCATGCCGATGTGCCACGGGGCCGGAGGACTGGCGGCCCATTACCGCTTTGGTGCCAGGACAGCCGGGTCCAACCTGATGATCGGACTGATCTTTGCCGTTCTGGCGCTTGTGCTGGGCGAAAATATCATAAGCGTGTTTAACCTGCTGCCCATGGCCATCCTGGGCGTGCTGCTCGTATTTGCCGGCGCCCAGCTGACACTCACCATCATGGACCTTGAAAGCCGCAAAGACTTTTTTGTCGCCACCCTGATATTAGGCATCACCCTGGCTGCCAACCTGGCCGCCGGCTTTATCGCCGGGATGATCGTGGCCCAGATTCTGAAATGGGAGAAACTGTCGGTTTAG
- a CDS encoding PAS domain S-box protein yields MPSQDSNASQTRKIKELEEENRRLESQLYHYQQNEERFQRLLNSTEEGYFEVNLAGDMMFFNDAVCEIFGYSREELKGKNNREYTTPETAARMYQIFNQVYQTGKPAEITDYEIIRKNGEHRYLELSTYLIYAENGHPAGFGGVGRDVTDRKKYEEALRKSRVRYRELYKEAHQAEELYQSLLDSSPDAIVLLDTDQTVQYINFAFTQLFGWTQGALKNKAIPYIPHPQKNWFKEFIRRLLEAGVPVRGEESQVLTRDGRFLDVSISAARYMDYKGYPAGALIIFRDITEAKRYQWHMSQAQKMESVGTMAGGIAHDFNNLLMGIQGRLSLIMMQMEGGGKTYGHLKEIEDYTVRAAELTQQLLDFSRSERIEAAPTDINELVHAQAQLFGRTRKELTIHEDFAGDLWTAEVNPRQIDQVLLNIFVNAAHAMPDGGDLYLKTLNEILDAGRTQPYDAQPGNYIKISITDTGMGMDPAIQRRVFEPFFTTKERGRGTGLGLASAYSIIKNHGGFITIYSVKGKGATFNIYLPASVRESEATVAASRELVTGTGTILLVDDEEMIIEVGEEMLRTLGYDVLIARRGSEAVEILENDPEAVHMVILDLIMPEMNGSETFDRLKSIKPDVRVLLSSGYSLNGQAESLMQQGCSGFIQKPFNLVELSQKLYAILNEAN; encoded by the coding sequence ATGCCTTCTCAGGATTCAAACGCATCACAGACCCGGAAAATAAAGGAACTCGAAGAAGAAAACCGGCGGCTGGAAAGTCAGTTATACCATTATCAGCAGAATGAGGAACGGTTCCAGCGGCTTTTGAACAGCACCGAGGAAGGCTATTTCGAGGTCAATCTCGCCGGGGACATGATGTTTTTCAATGACGCGGTGTGCGAGATATTCGGCTATTCCCGGGAGGAGTTAAAGGGGAAGAACAACCGGGAATACACCACCCCGGAAACCGCTGCCCGCATGTATCAGATCTTCAATCAAGTCTATCAAACCGGCAAACCTGCTGAAATCACCGATTATGAAATTATCCGCAAAAACGGCGAGCACCGCTACCTGGAGCTGTCCACCTATCTGATATATGCCGAAAACGGCCATCCGGCCGGATTCGGCGGCGTGGGCCGGGATGTGACGGACCGGAAGAAATATGAGGAGGCGCTACGAAAAAGCCGGGTGAGATACCGGGAGTTGTATAAGGAGGCCCATCAGGCTGAAGAGCTTTACCAGTCCCTTCTGGATTCTTCGCCCGATGCCATTGTTCTGCTGGATACCGATCAAACGGTTCAATACATCAATTTCGCATTCACCCAGCTCTTCGGCTGGACCCAGGGCGCGCTTAAAAACAAGGCTATTCCCTACATTCCCCACCCCCAGAAAAACTGGTTTAAGGAATTTATCCGCAGGCTGCTTGAAGCGGGCGTGCCGGTGAGGGGTGAGGAAAGCCAGGTTTTAACCCGGGATGGCCGGTTTTTGGATGTCAGTATCAGTGCGGCCCGGTATATGGACTACAAGGGGTATCCGGCCGGCGCCCTGATTATTTTCAGGGATATTACCGAGGCCAAGCGCTATCAATGGCATATGTCTCAGGCGCAGAAAATGGAATCCGTCGGCACCATGGCCGGCGGCATTGCCCATGATTTTAACAATTTGCTGATGGGCATCCAGGGCCGGCTCTCCCTTATCATGATGCAGATGGAGGGTGGCGGCAAGACTTACGGCCATTTAAAAGAGATTGAGGATTATACCGTCCGGGCGGCGGAATTGACCCAGCAGTTGCTCGACTTTTCCAGATCGGAACGGATTGAAGCCGCGCCCACCGATATCAATGAGCTGGTGCATGCCCAGGCCCAGCTCTTCGGCCGCACCCGCAAGGAATTGACCATCCACGAGGATTTTGCCGGGGATTTATGGACCGCGGAAGTCAACCCGCGGCAGATTGATCAGGTGCTCTTGAACATTTTTGTCAATGCCGCCCATGCCATGCCAGATGGCGGGGATTTGTATCTCAAAACCTTAAACGAGATTCTGGATGCCGGCCGCACCCAACCCTATGATGCGCAGCCCGGCAATTATATTAAAATCTCCATTACAGATACGGGCATGGGCATGGATCCGGCCATTCAGCGCCGGGTTTTTGAGCCCTTTTTTACCACCAAGGAAAGAGGGCGGGGCACCGGCCTGGGCCTTGCCTCCGCCTATAGCATTATTAAAAACCATGGCGGCTTTATCACCATTTACAGTGTGAAGGGGAAGGGCGCGACCTTTAATATTTATCTGCCGGCATCTGTCCGCGAATCAGAGGCAACGGTTGCGGCCAGCCGGGAGCTCGTCACCGGCACGGGCACTATTTTACTTGTGGATGATGAGGAGATGATCATTGAGGTAGGCGAGGAGATGCTCCGCACCCTGGGCTATGATGTGCTCATCGCCCGCCGGGGAAGCGAGGCGGTAGAGATTCTGGAAAATGATCCGGAAGCCGTCCATATGGTGATTCTTGATCTGATCATGCCGGAGATGAACGGCAGTGAAACCTTTGACCGGCTGAAATCCATCAAGCCGGATGTCAGGGTTCTGCTCTCCAGCGGCTACAGCTTAAACGGTCAGGCTGAATCGCTGATGCAGCAGGGATGCAGCGGGTTTATCCAAAAACCGTTTAATCTTGTTGAACTGTCCCAGAAATTATATGCTATTTTAAATGAAGCCAACTGA
- a CDS encoding 4Fe-4S binding protein, whose product MPAESGYSVSHAPALCSRCGTCEAVCHFGAVQFVNGSRDYDRSKCLGCDLCVEQCPDGALSLYPDPDKSLPLDLEMLKTSGGKARYN is encoded by the coding sequence ATGCCTGCGGAATCCGGCTACTCCGTCAGTCATGCCCCGGCCCTATGCAGCCGGTGCGGTACCTGCGAAGCGGTCTGTCATTTCGGAGCGGTTCAATTCGTAAACGGCAGCAGGGACTATGACCGATCCAAATGCTTAGGCTGCGATCTATGCGTGGAGCAGTGCCCGGATGGCGCGCTTTCGCTTTATCCGGATCCGGACAAGTCGCTTCCCCTGGATCTGGAGATGCTGAAGACATCCGGAGGAAAGGCCCGGTACAATTAA
- a CDS encoding PhoH family protein, with protein sequence MEGEQKKNFVLDTNVILHDSSCIHHFQEHNIVIPISVLEELDQFKKGNETLNFHAREFLRTLDALSGDKLFNGGVRLGPEAGKISVKLEQEFHTDLSLNFPSHKHDHRILNTAYYLAKEKPDTAIILLTKDVNLRMKAKAIGLMAQDYTSDHVRDINTLYTGKRVAEYVPRELIDQLYQKPYEIGFAELDINPPLISNEYLIMRNNRKSALARYDPYTEILRRVDKKTAYNITPRNAEQTFALNALLDPDIHLVSITGKAGTGKTLLALAAALETKRFYRQIFMARPVVPLSNRDMGYLPGDIPAKLDPYMQPLYDNLSVIQNQFSENEPSHRRITEMLEAHKLVIAPLSYIRGRSLVKIFFIVDEAQNLTPHEIKTIITRCGEGTKIVFTGDIYQIDHPYLDTLSNGLSYLIEKMQGQKIYAHVSLEKGERSELAELASDLL encoded by the coding sequence ATGGAAGGTGAACAGAAGAAAAATTTTGTTTTGGACACCAATGTTATTCTGCATGACAGTTCCTGTATTCATCACTTTCAGGAGCACAACATCGTAATTCCGATTTCCGTATTGGAGGAACTGGATCAGTTTAAAAAGGGTAATGAAACCCTTAATTTTCATGCCCGGGAGTTTTTACGGACGCTCGATGCATTGAGCGGGGACAAGCTGTTTAACGGCGGCGTCCGGCTCGGCCCGGAGGCCGGAAAAATCTCCGTCAAGCTGGAGCAGGAGTTTCATACGGATCTGTCGCTCAATTTCCCCAGTCACAAGCACGATCACCGGATATTAAACACCGCCTACTACCTGGCCAAGGAAAAACCCGATACCGCCATCATTCTGCTCACCAAAGATGTCAATTTGCGCATGAAAGCCAAAGCCATAGGACTGATGGCGCAGGATTATACTTCCGACCATGTGCGGGATATCAACACCTTGTATACCGGCAAACGGGTGGCTGAATACGTTCCGCGGGAGCTAATCGACCAGCTGTATCAGAAACCCTATGAGATTGGATTCGCGGAGCTGGATATCAACCCGCCGCTTATCTCCAATGAATACCTGATCATGCGCAATAACCGGAAATCCGCGCTGGCCCGGTATGACCCGTATACGGAGATCCTGCGGCGGGTGGACAAGAAAACCGCCTATAACATCACGCCGCGTAACGCGGAGCAAACCTTTGCCCTGAACGCCCTTCTTGACCCTGATATCCACCTGGTCAGCATCACCGGAAAGGCCGGTACCGGAAAAACCCTTCTGGCCCTGGCCGCCGCCCTTGAGACCAAGCGTTTTTATCGGCAGATATTCATGGCCCGGCCGGTGGTGCCCTTAAGCAACCGGGATATGGGTTACCTCCCGGGCGATATCCCCGCCAAGCTCGATCCCTATATGCAGCCCTTGTATGACAATTTATCAGTCATTCAGAATCAATTTTCCGAAAATGAACCCTCCCACCGCCGGATTACTGAAATGCTGGAGGCGCACAAGCTTGTGATTGCTCCGCTCAGCTATATCCGGGGCAGAAGCCTGGTGAAAATCTTTTTTATTGTTGACGAAGCCCAGAACTTAACCCCCCATGAAATCAAAACCATTATCACCCGCTGCGGGGAAGGGACCAAGATCGTCTTTACGGGTGATATTTACCAGATTGATCATCCCTATCTGGACACCCTGTCCAACGGCCTGAGCTACCTGATCGAGAAAATGCAGGGCCAGAAGATTTATGCGCATGTCTCCCTTGAAAAAGGGGAGCGCTCTGAATTGGCCGAACTGGCCAGTGATCTGCTGTAG
- a CDS encoding ATP-binding protein, with protein sequence MSDNQWHHQTIGMREKMDKLLAQITGDRNNFSMEHRCLNGVCFLTTVVLFISVALNYLIGLPFQMILVALFSCVIFGIAYYFCRFKKAFKAVYWLVLISVCTLVCLTWFNAGGISGPIALIALIVVSVINLVAKGKERILSLFTVILVTGLLFFLEYTYPGLIVAYQSRHIKYIDNYITFLIAVLIISFVIDFALSHYRTEREKSEEAKKQLKDSEAHFRLLVENAPDAIFIQTDGCFTYFNPATLKLFGAKTAKELIGEPVINRFHPDHREAIKKRIRRLNQEKEPIPHREETYLRMDGSTVYTEISAVPFKYQEKDGALVFVRDITEQKKADQHQKEIEKQLQQAQKMQAIGTLAGGIAHDFNNILSAIIGYTELSMSKVQKGTDLHKNLSSVLNAGNRASDLVKQILTLSRREEQEKKPTPIIPLIKEALKMLRSTIPTSVDFQENISSEHLIIHADATQIHQIIINLATNAVHAMKDREGVLKICVAPINFDRNTNKTYPDLSPGEYVRIMIKDTGVGIPKTHLDKIFEPYFTTKQKGVGTGLGLSIVHGIVKSHNGHISVRSEPGRGSTFEVYLPLSQWQAEDCGLQRDEQLQGGTEHILIVDDERNVLEVHQQSLQDLGYEVTAISDSLEALETFRSAPTQFDLVITDMAMPNLTGDKLARSIKTIRQDVPVILWTGFSEKSNDLLKDPSIGSILMKPVSYAKLAKTVRKVLDPAV encoded by the coding sequence ATGAGCGATAACCAGTGGCATCACCAAACGATAGGCATGCGAGAAAAAATGGACAAATTGCTGGCTCAAATAACAGGGGACAGAAATAATTTTTCCATGGAGCACCGGTGTCTTAACGGGGTCTGCTTTTTAACCACTGTTGTGCTTTTTATCAGTGTGGCGCTCAATTATTTAATCGGCCTGCCCTTTCAAATGATTTTAGTCGCATTATTCAGCTGTGTGATTTTTGGGATCGCTTATTATTTCTGTCGATTCAAAAAAGCATTCAAAGCCGTATACTGGCTGGTGCTGATATCGGTCTGCACGCTTGTGTGTCTGACCTGGTTTAATGCGGGCGGTATTTCAGGGCCAATCGCCCTGATTGCGCTTATCGTTGTATCGGTTATCAACCTGGTTGCCAAAGGAAAAGAGCGGATTTTATCCCTTTTTACCGTTATTTTAGTGACCGGTTTGCTTTTTTTCCTGGAATATACGTATCCCGGTCTGATTGTGGCCTATCAAAGCCGCCACATAAAATACATCGACAATTATATAACCTTTTTAATCGCTGTTCTGATTATCTCCTTTGTCATCGATTTTGCGCTGAGCCATTATCGAACTGAGAGAGAAAAATCCGAGGAAGCCAAAAAGCAATTAAAGGACTCGGAAGCGCACTTCCGCTTGTTGGTTGAAAATGCCCCGGATGCCATTTTTATCCAGACAGACGGGTGCTTCACATATTTCAATCCGGCAACGCTGAAGCTTTTCGGCGCCAAAACCGCAAAAGAACTAATCGGGGAACCGGTAATCAATCGATTTCATCCAGATCACCGGGAGGCCATCAAAAAGCGTATCCGGCGGTTGAATCAGGAGAAAGAACCCATCCCGCACCGCGAGGAAACATACCTGCGAATGGATGGCAGTACTGTGTATACGGAAATTTCAGCAGTGCCGTTTAAATACCAGGAGAAAGATGGCGCTTTGGTATTTGTGCGCGACATTACAGAACAGAAAAAGGCCGACCAGCATCAAAAAGAGATCGAGAAACAACTGCAGCAAGCCCAAAAAATGCAGGCCATAGGAACCTTAGCGGGCGGGATTGCCCATGACTTTAACAACATCCTGTCTGCTATTATCGGTTATACCGAACTTTCAATGAGCAAAGTGCAAAAAGGGACGGATTTACATAAAAATTTATCTTCTGTGCTGAATGCCGGTAATCGCGCAAGCGATCTGGTTAAACAAATCTTGACGCTCAGCCGCCGCGAAGAACAGGAAAAAAAACCTACGCCCATCATTCCATTGATTAAAGAAGCATTAAAGATGCTTCGTTCCACAATTCCCACGTCCGTTGATTTTCAGGAGAATATCAGCAGCGAACATCTAATTATTCATGCCGACGCCACCCAGATTCATCAGATTATTATAAATCTTGCCACCAATGCGGTTCATGCCATGAAGGACCGGGAAGGGGTGCTGAAGATTTGCGTGGCGCCAATCAACTTTGATCGGAACACGAACAAAACATATCCGGATCTGTCGCCCGGCGAATATGTCCGGATCATGATCAAGGACACAGGTGTCGGCATTCCAAAAACGCACCTGGATAAAATTTTTGAGCCCTATTTTACAACCAAGCAAAAAGGGGTGGGCACCGGCTTAGGGTTGTCTATTGTTCATGGTATTGTCAAGTCGCATAACGGCCATATCTCAGTCCGCAGTGAACCTGGCAGGGGATCAACATTTGAGGTCTACTTGCCGTTATCGCAATGGCAGGCTGAGGATTGCGGATTACAAAGGGATGAACAGCTTCAGGGTGGAACGGAGCATATTCTTATTGTGGACGATGAACGGAATGTATTGGAAGTGCATCAGCAAAGCCTCCAAGATTTAGGGTATGAGGTGACAGCGATAAGCGATAGCCTGGAAGCCCTGGAAACGTTTCGGTCTGCCCCGACCCAATTTGATCTTGTTATCACAGATATGGCCATGCCGAACTTGACCGGAGATAAGCTCGCCCGTTCCATAAAAACAATTCGTCAAGACGTCCCGGTGATTCTCTGGACGGGTTTCAGTGAGAAATCTAACGACCTCTTAAAAGATCCAAGCATCGGCAGTATTTTAATGAAACCCGTCAGCTATGCAAAACTGGCAAAAACTGTTCGAAAGGTGCTGGACCCGGCGGTATAG